One region of Glycine max cultivar Williams 82 chromosome 9, Glycine_max_v4.0, whole genome shotgun sequence genomic DNA includes:
- the LOC100781451 gene encoding serine carboxypeptidase-like 20: MAMENKKIIEYWVVSILCMLLSGHWISVQAAPAPSLITQLPGFNANFPSKHYSGYISIDGNTESGKNLFYYFVSSERSPEKDPVVLWLNGGPGCSSFDGFVYEHGPFNFEAANSKGNLPTLHINPYSWSKVSSVIYLDSPAGVGFSYSKNTSKYATGDLETASDTHLFLLKWFQQFPEFQANPFYIAGESYAGVYVPTLAFEVAKGIRSGTKPVINFKGYMVGNGVTDEIFDGNALIPFVHGMGLISDTIYENLQSSCKGNYYDAYSLDENDVCYKNIEKFDRAIDGLNVYNILEPCYHFPGDATAKENGSLPKSFKQLGVTERPLPVRNRMFGRAWPFRAPVKPGLVTLWPQLTETSHVACVSDEVASSWLNNVAVRKAIHAESEKVAGPWELCTGRIEYHHNAGSMIPYHKNLTRLGYKALIFSGDHDMCVPFTGSEAWTRSLRYKIVDEWRPWNSNNQVAGYLQAYENNLTFLTIKGAGHTVPEYKPREALDFYSRWLEGKQI; encoded by the exons ATGGccatggaaaataaaaaaattatagagtaTTGGGTTGTGTCTATACTTTGCATGCTTTTGTCGGGTCATTGGATCTCTGTTCAAGCTGCCCCTGCACCCTCTCTCATCACACAACTCCCTGGCTTTAACGCCAATTTCCCATCCAAGCACTATTCCGG ATATATAAGTATTGATGGAAATACTGAAAGTGGGAAGAACCTGTTCTACTACTTCGTTAGTTCAGAAAGAAGTCCAGAGAAGGACCCAGTTGTGCTATGGCTGAATGGTGGACCTGGGTGCTCCAGCTTTGATGGCTTTGTTTATGAGCATG GACCATTCAACTTTGAGGCTGCAAATTCGAAAGGGAATCTAcccactttgcatatcaatccTTACAGCTGGTCTAAG GTTTCCAGCGTTATATATTTGGATTCCCCTGCTGGTGTTGGGTTCTCTTACTCCAAGAACACGAGCAAATATGCTACTGGGGACCTTGAAACTGCGTCTGATACCCATCTTTTCCTCTTAAAG TGGTTTCAGCAATTTCCGGAATTCCAGGCTAATCCATTTTATATTGCTGGGGAGTCTTATGCCGGAGTTTATGTGCCTACTCTAGCTTTTGAAGTTGCTAAAG GAATCCGGAGTGGTACAAAGCCCGTGATCAATTTTAAG GGTTACATGGTTGGAAATGGTGTCACGGACGAAATATTTGACGGCAATGCTCTTATCCCATTTGTGCACGGGATGGGCCTCATATCCGACACTATCTATGAg AATTTACAATCTTCCTGCAAAGGAAACTACTACGATGCTTACTCTTTGGACGAAAATGATGTGTGTTACAAGAACATTGAAAAATTTGACAGG GCCATTGATGGGCTTAACGTGTACAACATACTAGAGCCATGCTACCATTTCCCTGGTGATGCCACAGCCAAAGAAAATGGAAGCTTACCAAAGAGTTTCAAGCAATTGGGGGTTACTGAGAGGCCTCTTCCAGTGAGGAATAGAATGTTTGGTAGAGCTTGGCCTTTTAGAGCACCAGTCAAACCTGGCCTTGTTACATTATGGCCCCAATTGACAGAAACCAGTCATGTCGCCTGTGTT AGCGATGAAGTAGCAAGTTCATGGCTAAACAACGTTGCAGTCAGGAAAGCAATTCATGCTGAATCG GAAAAAGTGGCGGGTCCGTGGGAATTATGTACGGGAAGGATAGAGTACCATCACAATGCTGGAAGCATGATTCCTTACCACAAGAACCTAACCAGGCTGGGCTATAAGGCACTTATTTTCAG TGGCGACCATGATATGTGCGTGCCATTTACCGGAAGTGAGGCTTGGACACGATCTTTGAGATATAAGATTGTGGATGAATGGAGGCCATGGAACTCAAATAACCAAGTTGCTGG GTACTTGCAAGCGTACGAGAACAACCTCACCTTCCTCACAATCAAG GGAGCTGGGCACACCGTGCCGGAATATAAGCCGCGGGAAGCGTTGGATTTTTACAGCCGTTGGTTGGAAGGAaagcaaatataa
- the LOC100782003 gene encoding probable protein phosphatase 2C 33, with protein MGSCFSAESRSPPCNSPNSSSFRKRKSNSKKRLGSRASSFEYWRNEPLHRIPGRIFLNGSSQVASLFTQQGKKGTNQDAMVVWENFCSREDTIFCGVFDGHGPYGHMVAKRVRDSLPLKLNAHWEQSASGEEVLKEISVNTAGSMNSEEAAFASADDESRVSVDAEETEKHPEIFQTLKESFLKAFKVMDRELKMHQSIDCFCSGTTAVTLVKQGRDLIIGNVGDSRAVLGTREKDNSLVAIQLTVDLKPNLPAEEERIRKCKGRVFALQDEPEVARVWLPNNDSPGLAMARAFGDFCLKDFGLISVPEVSYRRVTEKDEFVVMATDGIWDVLSNKEVVDIVAAAPRRALAARALVESAVRSWRYKYPTSKVDDCAVVCLFLDSDSDSHKVCSASNVIKSKEQPSSGIQVHNGDSGDVPAPTGLARSGTCRENNEDNNNNSEEESKEEEIDTDAEIEWSALEGVSRVNTLLNLPRFEPDKEDKGMRKHK; from the exons ATGGGGTCCTGCTTCTCTGCGGAAAGCAGGAGCCCTCCCTGCAATTCACCAAATTCATCATCTTTCAGGAAGAGAAAGAGCAACTCCAAGAAGAGGCTTGGATCAAGAGCCTCTTCATTTGAGTATTGGAGGAATGAGCCTCTTCATAGGATCCCTGGGAGGATCTTCCTCAATGGCTCATCCCAAGTTGCATCCTTGTTCACTCAACAAGGGAAGAAGGGCACCAACCAGGATGCCATGGTTGTTTGGGAG AACTTTTGTTCTAGAGAAGATACTATTTTCTGTGGAGTTTTTGATGGCCATGGTCCGTATGGTCACATGGTTGCGAAAAGAGTGAGGGATTCTCTTCCTCTAAAACTGAATGCCCATTGGGAACAAAGTGCATCTGGTGAAGAAGTCCTCAAGGAGATTAGCGTTAATACTGCAGGAAGCATGAATTCAGAAGAGGCTGCATTTGCATCTGCTGATGATGAATCCAGGGTATCTGTTGATGCCGAGGAAACAGAAAAACACCCAGAAATCTTTCAGACACTTAAAGAGTCTTTTTTGAAGGCATTCAAAGTTATGGATAGAGAACTGAAGATGCACCAAAGTATTGATTGCTTCTGTAGTGGGACGACAGCAGTAACTCTGGTTAAGCAG GGCCGTGATCTTATTATTGGAAATGTTGGTGACTCTAGAGCTGTTCTGGGTACAAGAGAGAAAGACAATTCTCTTGTTGCCATCCAGTTAACTGTGGAtctaaagcccaatcttccag ctgaagaagagagaattcgCAAATGTAAAGGACGTGTTTTTGCTCTTCAGGATGAACCTGAAGTTGCTCGAGTCTGGTTGCCAAACAATGACTCACCTGGCCTTGCCATGGCAAGGGCATTTGGAGATTTTTGTCTTAAAGATTTTGGCCTGATATCTGTTCCCGAGGTGTCATACAGACGAGTCACCGAGAAGGACGAATTTGTTGTCATGGCAACAGATGGG ATTTGGGATGTTCTCTCAAACAAAGAAGTGGTGGACATTGTGGCAGCCGCGCCAAGGCGTGCCTTGGCTGCACGAGCGCTGGTTGAGTCAGCGGTTCGCTCATGGAGGTACAAGTATCCAACCTCCAAAGTGGATGACTGTGCTGTGGTTTGCCTCTTTCTGGACTCGGACTCGGACTCCCACAAAGTGTGTAGTGCTTCCAATGTCATCAAGTCCAAGGAACAACCTAGTTCAGGTATCCAAGTCCACAACGGTGACAGTGGAGATGTTCCTGCACCTACTGGTCTGGCAAGGTCAGGAACTTGCAGGGAAAACAATgaagacaacaacaacaacagcgaGGAAGAGTCTAAGGAAGAGGAAATAGATACTGATGCAGAAATAGAGTGGTCTGCTCTCGAAGGAGTGTCGCGTGTGAACACATTACTAAACCTCCCAAGGTTTGAACCTGACAAAGAAGACAAGGGGATGAGAaaacacaaatga